A segment of the Cervus elaphus chromosome 24, mCerEla1.1, whole genome shotgun sequence genome:
AAAGGTCTGTGGCCATGTAATTTATTTTCCAAAGACAGATGCTTCAGGGAGTGAAAGGGGCACTTAGCAACATCACACCAGGACAACAGGCATAGACCCAGGATATGCTAGGCAAACTGGGACGAATGGCCACCACACAGAGTAGGAAATGGAGAGGCGTTGACTCCTCCTTGGCTGTCTTTTCCCCCTATTTCTTCCTTAGGGTGAGAGTATAGCCAAGGTGTGCGCTAAGGAGGAGGGCAAAGTGTGTGAATCCAGGCCTCACAGGGTTGAGAGACTCAAAGTGAGGATTGTGTTGGGGCAATGCAAAGGCCGAGGTGCAGGAagactggggtgtgtgtgtgcatgcacatatgcacatGTATCTTTGTAATGATGCATGTGTTAACTGGTGTTAAGAGCTTAAAGTGTGTGAAGTGCAGGGATCTTTTAACATTTTGGTGAGGCAGAGGGAGGCAGCAGGCAGGTTTAACCTGACGTCAGAGGTGAGTGGCAGGGAGAGCAAAAATGCCAGTCTTCCAGCAGATGAGAGGTGACTGAAGGGAAGAGTCATGGCTCTCAAGTAGGTGGTCAGCTCCAGGTGAAATGCCTATCTCTTTCACTTTTAGATCAGGGTGTTCCTGCTGTAGATGATCAACCAGGTTCATGCAAAACTAGGCGAGGTTGCAAGTGCAGGtgtacctccattttacagataagagacCCTGAGGCCCAGAGGACAAGATGAGGTACCCATGTCCATTAACCGGAGAGTGGCAGAAGCAGGACACCTAGTTGATCTCGAGGTGCAGCTGCTGCTCACAACAGATCTCCTGAACGTCAGAGAAATAGGCCTCTTCCTGCCACAACTTAGGGCCAAAACGTATGAGTTTCTTAAGTGTcccctgttttctcttttaaggCCCCAAAGTAAGAATTGTGATAACTGAAGAAAACAAGGCGATTGTTTCCATTCAGGCCTGGTGGCGGGGCACTCTGGTGCGCCGGACGCTGCTGCACGCGGCTCTCAGAGCATGGATCATTCAGTGCTGGTGGAAACAGAAACTGGTGCTGCTGATGGAGAGCAGGCGACGGGTGGCCCTAGACGCCTTCGCAAGGCAAGAATGGGCAGTGGTCAAGCTACAATCCTGGGTCCGCATGTGGTGCATACGCCTTCGTTATTTACGCTTGCTCCATGCTGTCCGCATCATCCAGGTCTATTGGCGCTGGCACAGTTGTCATACCCGTGGTTTCATTCAGGGCCATTACGACCTCAAAGAAAACCAACTGAATCTTCAACTTGAAATCTCTTTGGGTTCACAAGCTTGTAGAGTACAACAATGCATACCACTTCCAATAAAGGAATGACCAGGTCTGCTATATCTGTGTCCCCAGCTCTTTTGTCAGACATACCTCAAGAAGGTCATTAGGCTAAGGATGGCAAATACTTGACATCTCATAAATCAGCTCTGAGGAAGAGTGACAGGGGTTGCCTGGGGCTCGGTGTAGAGGATTTTAAGAGTCTGGTGCTGGATGAGTGGGGTCTGtgttgattagcaatgtctgctGCCATGGCTAGGAGAGTTGAGGTTGCAGGGCTGCCAAGTCAGCCAGCTCCAGGGAGGCTCCTTCAGTGTGTGGTCTATGTAAATGGTGCCTCAACGTAATCGTGCAACATGGAGGCCTGTGTCATCTTTTGCTCTTTTCCCCAAAGTCTTTAAAAACTACTATTTAAAAATGGTGGTAAATATATACAACATAAAGTttcccattttaaccatttttgagtAAAGAGCTCAGTAACATTAAGcatattcacactgttgtacaactATCACAACTGTCTCCAGAACTTTATCTGCAAAgttgaaactctgtacccacaacttctggcaaccaccattctacttttttgtctctatgaattcGATTACTCTAAATGCCTTGtatgagtggaatcatacaatatttgtccttttgtgatttTCTCACTTAGCATAAGGTCTTAAAGTTTCAGTTGTTTAGAGTGTTTTTATATTAATGCTACCCTCTTGCCTTTCTCAGGGACTGTTTCTGTTGATTTACTTTTTCCCTTTGAATGGGCCataattttccctttctttgtatGCCttgtagtttgtttgtttgttttttttttgttgttgttcttgttgcaGATTGGACAGTTGAGGGAACTTCCTTGAtggcctggtggctaagactacatgctcccaaagcagggagcctggactcaatccctggttaggaaactagatcccacatgccacaactaagagtttgcatgccacagctaagacccagtgcaccaaataaatacatgaaattaatgttaaaaaaaaggttGGACATTTAAATCTCACAATGTGGTTCTTCTAGAGGTCAGATTTTCACTCTTTCCCTGATTTTGCTGTTCTTGTTGGTTTGTTGTAGGGAGTCTCTGTGATGAGGATCAAAATAAGGTGTAAACTTAAGGTCATCTTTGGATTTTTCTGGGCCTGCACATTTCCCTGGGCATACAtggtaacttttaaaattctcccTTATATGTGGTTGCTTTTAAGTGTCCTAGTCCTTAAGTGTCTGGCttccaaaaagggaaaaaaggaaaggaggaggaggaagaaaaggttcTCTTTAAATCCCCTGGAAGTCACTTCAGGTGGAGAGTAAGCGTGTTGCAACACTTGTCTGTGGGACTTGAAACAGTGGCCCCTGCCTCTGTTTCTGTACCTCTGTGATAACAAGCAGCCATCAGCAATCTGAGCACAGATCCCCAATATTGAAGCACAGACTCTTTATTGCTCACCTTGGATTCTGTAAGCTTTGTATACATTTCTCTAGAACTCATTTACGGCTGCCTGCTATAGTCTTGGGGGTCAGGGGGTCAGGGATGGATAGCCTGTACCATGATAAGAGCTGAAATTAACCAAAATTAGCCACAATTTACTGTCCAAGTTTCTGGAATTATGCCTTCAACtagaccctaaagactctaccagtaaactgaactaataaacaaattcagtaaagttgcaggatacaaaaatcaatgtacaaaaatcggttgcatttctatatactaaaaaTAACCTATCTGTAAAAGAAATTAAGTCTCATTTACAACTGTATCAAAggcaataaaatatctaggaatacatttaaccaaggaggtaaaagatctaTATATTGAAAACTAATGGAATagaagaagatataaataaaagataGTCCATGTTCAGGGCTCAGAAGagctaatattgttaaaatatccttACCACACAAAGCAATCAATAGACTCAGATCAGTCCCTATCATAAttacaatggcatttttcacataaatagaaaaaaatgatccTACAATTTGCATATAACCATAAAAGACCTTGAACCAGTCAAAGTAttgttgagaaaaaagaacaaatttggaggcatcacacttcctgattacaaattatattacaaagccaTAATAATCAGAGCAGCATcgtattggggaaaaaaaaacagacacataaaccAATGGGACAGAATTGAGAGTCCAGTAATGAACACATACGTATATGTATGGTAAAGTAATatttgacaagggtgccaagaaaATATTATTGATAAAGAATTGTCTTTTTCAGTAAAtggtgggaaaactggatatccacatgcaaaagaatgaaatcgaACCACTCTTATACATCACATGCAAGCAACTCAAAGTGGATCAAAGACTTAGGTGTAAGACCTAAAACCACAAAACCCCtttagaagaaaagaagggaaaagttgcttgacattggtcttggcaattttttttttttttgtgacatcaaaagcacaggcaacaaaagcaaaaataaacccaagtgagacacagcaaattaaaaagcttctgcacagcaaaggaaacaatcagtAATATGAAAAAGCACcttacagaaaaagagaaaatatttgtaaaatttgtgtctgataaggggttaatggctaaaatatacaaggaactcaaATAACCCAAtagtgaagaaaagcaaaaacaaacaacagaagtaaacctgatttaaaaatggccAGTGACCTGATTagacatctttccaaagaagacatacaaatggctagcAGATGAAAAAGTACTCAACACCACTAataatggaaatgcaaatcaaaaccacgtgAACTATAACCTCAtacttgttagaatggctattatcaaaaacgTAAATGGTAAGTGTTGATGAGGGTGTGGAGATGAGGGAATCCTTGTACATTGCTAGTGGCACATAGAAGTAAAAATCCACAACAAAATGTTAGCGGATCAAACCCAAAAATGTACGAAAGAAATTATGCACCAGGACCAAGTAGAAATTTATATCAGGTAAGCAAAGCTTCTTcgcttttatttattatttttagagagTGATGGAGGCTTCTTAAATAATTAGTTGATTAAttaggctgcactgggtcttagctgtggcatgtgggatctttcagtgcagcacgtgggttctttattgtggcacaagggcttctctctagttgtggcatgttggCTTTTCTCTATAGCTGCGGTGCGGGCTCCAGAGTGCATGGGCTCTGTGGTTGTGGTACAGGCTTAGCGGCTGCAGTGTGGCAGGCTTAGATGTCCCCtagcatgtaggatcttgattccctgaccagggatcaaatccgtgtcccctgcactggaaggcagattcttaaccattggaccaccagggaagtcccaaggctactttaaacattcaaaaattaattgATCCACCATATCAACAGGCCAAAGAAGAGAAATCATATGACTATTTAATATTGTCAGAAAaaccatttgacaaaatccaacacctaTTCATGATAAAAAGGAAATTCTTAGTGAGTTAGGAATACAGGGAACTACCTTAACTTGATAAAAAGGAAATCTATATCTAACATCATACTTCTACTGTTTCTTGGTATGGTGAGTGATTTTCTACTGTATGATGGGCATTTTGGATATTATATTAAGAGGCTCTTGATGCTATTAAAATCTTCTGTTCTAGAAGGCAGCACTCGGTTTAGGTTTAGCATGTAGATGCTGGCCTACTTTTGTGGACCCTATTTCTAATGAGAACTTTCTTTTCTGGGTTCCTTCAATGCAGTTCTGATCTGCTTTATTCTTTTGGTTCCACTGGATCCCTTCTGATGCCACCTCCAAGGTGGAAGGCATTTTCCTAGGTTCCTTCTTGTCACCAGATGGAGGGTTTAGGATGTTGGACTTCTGAAGTAGAGAGCAATAACCCTGGCTTGTTCTCTGACCAGCTGACGCCAAACGGGTTTCCTACTCTGTCTCTGTTGGGGCTACTGGATGAGAGAAGGGCCTATTGGACTGCACTTTGCTGTTGGGTAGAGGGCCAGAAGGCTCCTGTTCTGGATCTTCTGTGGCTGGACGGACAGCCAGGGGCTGCTGGGTCCGGTGCTGCTGGGTCTGCCACTGAGTGGAAAGTGAGGAGATTCTAGGCCTTTTGGAGCAGGGGTACAGGGGGACCCCACTCCCCCTTCCCATCTAGTTTGTGGTGGGAGATGCGTCGGCCTACTCAGGTTCTGCTGTTACTGTTGTGGGCAGATCAAGCCTGCTTCTGTTAGCAGATGAGAAATGCAGTGGGTTGTGCTGTTACAGCTGCTGAGGACAGACTGCATCATTACTGCTAGCAGATATGGGGTGTGGTGGGGGTGGATAAGCCTGGGTTCCACTGTTGCTGTGAGCAGATTATGCCTACTGCTACCAGTGAGTGTAGGGCATGGGATGGGTTGGCTTATATGGGTAATGGAGTCACTTCTGTAAGCAATTCAATCTGCTGTTGCCACTAGATATGGATCTCCCAGCTGAGTCTCTGCTGGGCGTCTCTTATTTTGACCAGAGGGAGCatgcttttcactttgttttgttttgctttccctATGCCTGTTGTTGATACTAGGTTGCAGACATATCTGATGTCCAGTCTGAGATGCAtggcagaaaaaacaaaacccagggaATTTATCAAGGTGCACTTTCAAAAATCTTGAGATTTCTAGATAACCTGCCATCTCTCCACATTTCAGAGTCCTTTTATGACTGTCTGCTGAATTATTTCCAAAGTATTTAGTTTGTATTcagaggagaggaaaagggaaaaaatgagttACACCATCTTGTAGAAATGGAAGCTCTCACTCCTAGGTTTTTAGCCAAATAGAGTGCAAAACTtaagtttacacacacacaaaaccaaataTGTATAGCAGATTAATTTGCAACCACTCAAACTGGAAAAAACCCCAAATCCTTCAACTGGTAAAAACTTCTGATAACATTCTTAAAATGGAATGCCactcagaaattaaaagaaatgagtacACACAATACCAGAGAGAAGTCTCAGacacattatgctaaatgaaaggaagtgaagagaagtcgctcagtcatatccgactctttgcgaccccatggactgtagcccaccaggttcctctgtccatgggattctccaggcaagaataccggagtgggttgccatttccttctccagggaatcttcccgacccagggatcgaacccaggtctcccacattgcaggcaggcgctttaacctctgagccaccagggaagcccaaatgaaaggaagccagactcaaaaggctacaaaatattccttttatgatgtcctggaaaagggaaaacaataGGTACAGAGTACAGATCAGTGGTTACTAGAGTCTGGTGGACAGTAGTAGGCAAGCACAAAGGGGTACAGAAGAATCCTACTTTATGTATCTAGAAGCTCAGTtattgggtacatatatattctatCAAGGAATTATTGTGACTGTTGAAAGATATGATAATACTGATGTTATATTTTTTACAAAGTTCTCCTATTAAAGACATATATTAAAGTACTTATGGGTTGAGTGGTATGGTTTTTATTGTTTgcctttagaaattattttaacaagAATGGAGTAGCTAACTCTGTAGCCTGATGTAGAGAGAATGCATAAGGACAGAGAAATGACCATTGGATTTGGTCAGCTGGAATGTCGGTGATATTGATCAGTGCAGTCTCAGTGAAGTGAGAGGGGCATAAACCTGATTGGAATGGGTTGAAGAGAAAATACTGTgaacagaaatggaaacagtgatggcaTGTTTTGCTATTAGGAGAAACAGAGAACTGGAAAGAAATTAAGatggcatttttaaaagatggaagaGGTAGACATTGATACTTTGGACAATAGGGTTATGAATGCAGGATCAAACACCTCGAGATGGCAGCAGGATAGTGGAGGGGTTAGCTTTTGATGGGATCAAAGACCCTTCATTTATTTCAACTGGAGGGAAGGCAGCAAGTGTGGTCCAGAGATGGGATGGAGAATAAGGTGGTAGGAAGATGGGGGTCCAGTCTGTCTCCATTTCATCAGTTAAGTATGTGGTAACATATACCATCATTTTGGAGTTCAAGGGGAGAAGTAGAATTGGGCATTTGGAGAGGAGGTACTATGAATTATTcaagtcagaaaaaaagaaatgcaaacacacCAGAGAAATTTACTGGGAACTCGGTCCAGTGGAGGTCTGCAGTCATGAACATGAACTGGGACCACGCGTCATGGTTGAATGTGAGCTGAGTGTCATGCTCCTCCTCTGCAGGCACAAAGCAGGTAGATGATTAAGTTCATTCCACACAGCTTTGCAGAGATAGGGTCAAAGGAAGTCAAGGTGTTCGGGGGAGAGATTACAGTAATTAAATATAGAATCTGAACTGGATAAAGACAGATACAAGGGCTTGTCAGGGGTGATGGCTATAAAAAAAATGGCAGAGTAAATGGCTTGGAAGATCTTATCACATCTGAAGAAACATTCTATTAGTGATATTTGAAAGGTGAACtggaagaagagaataaaataaaaaagaatggaatgaaaAAGCAATTTGGGCAGCAGTACAATTATTGGTAATGGTAAGGTCTAGAGCCACACTATTCAATGGAATAGCCACTACCATATGTGGTTATTTAagctttaattaattaaaaaaaatttaaaactcaatcCTTTAATCGCACCCGGCACATTTCAAGTCCTTCACAACCATGTGTGGCTCGTGGCTCCCACGCTGAACAGCActgatacagaacatttccatccatCACAGAAATTTCTATTGAGTAGCACTGGATTAGTACGACCATGGCAGTGAGAATGGAGACAAGAGTAGGGATGGGGGTAAAATCACTGGAGCCCTGTTTGCTGTACAGCCCTCAGGGAGAGGAGTTCTGGTAAGGGAATTGTGAAGACGGAGTTGAAGTGTCATGAACTGTTTTCTACCAGTCCCCAGGGTCATCAGCTGCTCATCAGCATGCCCAGTCTCATCTACACTAAGGCTGGCCTGTCCTTCACCTGGGGCTGCACTACTCTCCTCCCAGAAGAGTCAGCCACATGTTGGCCTTTTCACAAGGTGATTGGCAAAGACACCTTGTCTAAGGCATCTGAGACCCCCCCACTAACCCCAGGAGGACAGAGAAAAGCCTCAGTGTCTGTTCTCACGTGCAAAGGTACCCAGAGTCTTCAGGAAGATGCAGCTTACCTCACTCTCAGATTCCCAGTGAGAAGAAAGGAATGGGGTTGGGAATGGGAGCTGGGACTTCTGACTCTGTTATATATATAGGTAGACTAGGACCTCAGTTTCTGTTTTGACAACTAAGTACATGGCATATAGAACTGTCAGTCCAGAACAGGGTTTGTGGGCACAAAGGGAGAACCTCACTGAAGTTCTTTCCCAGGGAGAAGAGAAGGCAGCATGACTCAAGTCCTAACATTTCCATTAGCAGAAGGGAAACCACGAGACATACTTTATGTCAGGTTAGACCTTTACTATGGGACAGGAGACACAGTGCCCCGTCTAGCCATTTCCTAGGGGTTAATGATCTCAATGTGAAACTGCAGGTGCGTGGCTGTGACCACGCAGTGGCCCCGGAGGAGGGCACAGGCCTGGCAGTTGTGGCATTGCCAGTGGTACTGGATGACATAGATGGCATTGAGCACCTGGCAGTATCGCCAGTGGATGCGCCACATACGGACCAGAGACTGGAGCTTGACCACTGCCCTCTCTCTGTAGGCATAGGCAATCAGGGCTGCCCTCCGCTTCTTCTGCAGCAGCCTGTCCATTGTCAGTCTCCACCAGCACTGAATCATCCAAGTCCTCAGGGCTGCATGCAACAATGTCCGGCGCACCAGGGTGCCACGCCACCAGGCCTGGATCTTCTTGGCTGCTCCTACTCtgtcttttttacttttctaggCAGAGATAAGAGAGACCACTCAGAGAACTGCCTGCACACCAACTTGTAGGATATTTCTGGAAAGGGCCTGGTTCTCTTAATATCCCTACTTTGGAGAGTTCAGGGGAGATAGCAGGACACTGATCAAGAGGCCCTAGGTGCTGAGTTCTTCTCTGCCAATAAGGACACATCACCTTACCCTCAGAGTCACAGCATCCTCCTCCTGACTACCTCTCAGGGGCATGGATCAAGGGGAAAACCGTTAGTAACTAGAAGCAAGCATGAGGGGTATGAGGGCCTTTGTTAGTCATATTCTAACCCATCAGTGCTTATTGGGTTTTGGAGGTTTGGTTTCATAATGCTTTTGCGTGGTATTCTCTGCTAATTCTAGTCCTATTGATTgattgctttctgccacaaaagTGTATTTCAATATGGTGGTTGATTTTTAACATCCTCATCATATATTCTACTCCCAGCTTCTACATATTGAGAACATTCTTTCTAATCCAGGGTCTTCACATTCTCATCTCCCAGCTCATGTGTTTCTTGatggctttccttttctccattcacTCGTCATGTCACAGTCAAACCCAGACCCAGAGAGTTCATGCTGAGAAGGGAGTGGAGGGAAAAAGAGCCAATGTTGAGTTGACTCCTGACTATCTTAAACTCTAAGATAATTGTGGCCTAAGAGGTACAATTCCACGTCCTCATGACACTGACATAAATGTCCTGGATATCTATACATTATACAGAGATTTTACCtacctctcttttcttcttccgctctttcatcttcatcataGTTATTTCTTCGGAATCCTCAATGACAATTTGAATGAAATGGCCATCTTTCTGTCATcagaaataaatgggaaatgaATGGGAGGGTGAAAACTACTGTTTCTCTCTATGGCTCTGCACAAAAGCTACCTACTGCCTCAGCATCCCTGATTTTTCCCAAACCCATAAAGTCTTGGGTGAGTCCCACCCACCCTCAAGCCTGCTTAGAGGATCTGAATGCGTCTCTTACACAAAATCGAACCCCCATGGCTTGTCTCTTGATGGTTCCTTCGTTTATCTACTTCCCAAGGTCTGGCACGAGTCATTTGAGGGGGAAAGCCCTGAGTTAACAATTGCTTTATGACATGAGGATTAGGATATCTGCACATAGGTTGAGTCTTCCTCAGAAACAAGATCCATGGGAACTTGTATTACCTGTCCACTTCCCTTCTGTCAGAAACGTATCAGAGCTCAGAGTGGAAAGAGGGCATTTGTGTACCATCCCACTAGTGAGGCCCATCCACATCCTCTCTTAAAACTAGTCACACAGGAGGGCAAGAGGGACCATGGCAGTATAGCTCCATTCagctctcttgtgtctcctcagACTTAGCACTTCCTGTCTTCTCTGGATTCAGGTTTTAGTACCTCAGCGCaccatagaaaactataaacagaGACGAGATGGATCTAGAAAGCAGTAGAATAAAAGcaacaatttaaaattaattaaatagaaaacaaaaatgagtgGTGCAAGGTAGATTTTGAAGGTGACGTCTTTCaaattggagcttccctggtgactcggtggtgaagaatctgcctgccaatgcaggagacttaagagaggcgggttcgacccctgggttgggaagatcccctggaggaggacacagcaacccactctagtattcttgcctgcaaaatcccatggacagagaagcctggtgggctacagtccacggggtcgcaaagagtcagacaggactgaagggactgagcacacacacagagtatatatgtcagtgccagACTCTCACTTTATCCTCCCCTCATTGCctcataaccataagtttgttttctacatccatgactctacttctattttgtaaataagttaatttgtaccttttttaaaaaaagatttcacatgtaagtgatatcatatgatatttgtctttctgtgtctgacttacttcacttaatatgacagtctccaggtctatccatgttgccacaaatggtgttattttgttctttttttctggctgagtaatagtccattgtataaaCATATGATACCTTCtttttacccattcctctgttgatggacacttaagttgctccatctcctggctactgtaaacagtgcttcagggaacattggggtgtgtgtatcttcttgaattaaagttttctccgagtacatgcctaggagtgggattgctgggtcatatggtagttctattttcagttttttaaggaacctccatactgttctccacagtggctgtatcaaattacattcccaacaacagtgcaagagagttcccttttcttcacacccttgccagcatttattgtttgtagattttttgatgaaggccattctgaaggtatgaagtgatacctcattgtagttttgatttgcatttctttaacaattaatgatactgagcattttttcatgtgctttttggccatctgtgtgtcttctttggtgaaatgtcttttgtaaattttctgctcagtttttgattgggctttttttttttttttttttttagttggaggctaatcacttcacaacatttcagtgggttttgtcatacattgatatgaatcagccatagagttacacgtattccccgtcccgataccccctcccacctccctctccacccgattcttctgggtcttcccagtgcaccaggcccgagcacttgtctcatgcatcccacctgggctggtgatctgtttcaccatagataatatacatgctgttttttttgaaacatcccaccctcaccttctcccacagagttcaaaagtctgttctgtacatctgtgtctctttttctgttttgcatatagggttatcgttaccatctttctaaattccatatatatgtgttagtatgctgtaatgttctttatctttctggcttacttcactctgtataatgggctccagtttcatccatctcattagaactaattcaaatgaattctttttaacggctgagtatgggctgtttgttttttgatattaagctccatgagctgtttgtatattttggaaagtaatcccttgtcagttgctttgcttgtaaatattttcttacattctgaaggttgtctttttgttttgtttatggtttcctttgctgtacaaaagattttaagtttaattagacctcatttttatttttattttcatcactataggaaatgaataaaaaaaatcttcctgcaaatCATGTCAAGGAgcattctatgttttcctctaagatctttaTAGTGTCCagctttacatttaggtctttaacatattttgagtttatttttgtgtatggtgttagggagtgttgtagtttcattcttttacatgcagttgtccagttttcccagcaccatttattgaagggactctttttcttcattgtatattcttgcctcctttgtcatagattatgTGACCACAGGAGTGATGGTTTATCTCCgaactttctatcttgttccattgatctatacttctgtttttgtgccagtaccatgttgttttgattactgtaactttgtagtatgtccgaagtcaggaagcctgattcctccagcttcacttttctttctcaggTTTGCTttgctgggatttccctggtgtccagtggttaagaattcacctgccagtgtaggggacatggatttgatccctggtccaggaagattccacatgccacagggcaacaaagcccatgtgccacaaccattgAGTCTGCCCTCTAGAGCCTGAAAGCTGCAACTGCTGATCCTGTGTGCCCGAGAGCCCAAGCTTGTGCCCTAGAGTGtgggctccacaacaagagaagcaatggcaataagaagcccatgcaccacaactagagactagCCCTTGCtcgccacaagtagagaaagcctgcaagcagtgatgaagacccagtgcagccagaaataaacaaacaaataaatattttaaaaatcagctgctcaaaaatgtatttatttattataataaatagaGATGGCATGCTGACTCTAGAgtgagcaggcttcagtagttataaCATGTGGACTCAGTATTTGTGGTTTGCAGGCTCTATAGcgtgtgagcttcagtagttatggttcATGGGCTTTAGAGcattcaggctcagtagttgtggcacataggcttagttgccccatggcatgtggaatcttcccaggccagggatcgaac
Coding sequences within it:
- the LOC122683043 gene encoding IQ domain-containing protein F5 — its product is MGPKVRIVITEENKAIVSIQAWWRGTLVRRTLLHAALRAWIIQCWWKQKLVLLMESRRRVALDAFARQEWAVVKLQSWVRMWCIRLRYLRLLHAVRIIQVYWRWHSCHTRGFIQGHYDLKENQLNLQLEISLGSQACRVQQCIPLPIKE
- the IQCF2 gene encoding IQ domain-containing protein F2 encodes the protein MGVRFCKDGHFIQIVIEDSEEITMMKMKERKKKREKSKKDRVGAAKKIQAWWRGTLVRRTLLHAALRTWMIQCWWRLTMDRLLQKKRRAALIAYAYRERAVVKLQSLVRMWRIHWRYCQVLNAIYVIQYHWQCHNCQACALLRGHCVVTATHLQFHIEIINP